In Sulfurihydrogenibium subterraneum DSM 15120, the sequence ATTCCTCCAGCTAAGGTTGACAGACAAACTTTTCCTGTCGCCATAGCTTGAAGCAATGCTCCTGCAATACCTTCTAAGTTTGAAGATAAAACAAAATAATCACTTGCATTAAGTAAATCTGGAACATCATTTCTAAATCCAAGTCCTAACACTTTATCTTTTACTCCAAACTTTTCTGCATACTCTAAAGCATACTTTTCAGTATCTAAACCAACAAGTAAAAGTAAACAGTTATCACATTTTAACATAGAAAATGCCTGTATTAACTTATCCTGTGCTTTTACTTGTAGTTGCCAGTTTGCTACGTTTATAAATATTTTGTAATCTTTTGGTAGGTTTAGCTTTTCTCTTAGTTTTAACTTTTCTTCTGGAAGAGGTTTAAACCTTTCTAAATCTATACCGCTTTCAATAACTACAAGTTTTTCAGGGAAAAAGTTATTTTCTTTTAACAAATCTGCCACTTGCTTTGAAACTACTACAATTTTATCAGCTTTTGAATACTTTAGATGTTTTGAGATAAAAGAAGGCACTCTTCCAGACCTTCTTACAGCTATTAGTTTTGGTTTTTGTTTTAAAAAAAGATAAGCTATATTTACATAATCCATAGCTTTTGGTGAATTTGCAACGACTATGTCAAAATTATTATTTTTTATTATCTCTATTAATCTTTTGTAGTTAAACCATCTATATCTTGCATTTGGTTTGTTTTCTTCAAAAAAGTGTATTGGAATATTGTAAGGTTTTAATTTTTCTATCATCTGAGTATATTCAAAGTTAAGGGCTATATGGACATCTATACCTAACTTTTTCAGCTCCCTTGTAGTTAGGTAAACCTGCTCCTTTGTCCCACCCCAGCCTGTTCCGTCAACAACTTGTAAAACTTTCAACTTATGCTTACTCTACCACTATATCGTTTAAAGTATTTGCAAATATAACTTTTTTCTGTATTTCTTTTAATCTGTTAACGTCAGATATAGTATTTAACTTATCTTTAAAATCATTTGGAACTGAACCAAATTTTAACTCCACTGTATAGAGTATACTTTCTCTTAAACCTTCAATAATACCTCTTTGTAGTCCTTCCATCTTCCATTTTTCTGTTAGTGTCATCATTTTTTCTTCACCTCCTATCTCTTCCCATCACCATCTTAAAAAACAAGTCGTTAGGTTGTTTTTCTATAGACAACTTTTTACCTTTTAGTAATTTTTTACGTAATCTCTGTACTCTTGGATTCTATTTTTTATTTCAATCCAGTTGTCGTTGCCAAACTTTTCAAGTATTTCTCTTGCAAGAACAAAAGCAAGCATACTTTCCGCTACAACTGCAGCTGCTGGGACTGCTGTAATATCAGATCTTTCTTTTGCAGCATCAAAAGGCTCTTTAGTTATTACGTTTACAGACTTTAAAGACTTTTGTCTCATTAATGTAGGAATAGGTTTCATAGCAGCTCTTACTATTATAGGCATTCCATTTGTCATACCACCTTCAAGTCCACCAGCTCTGTTTGTCTCCCTGTAAAATCCTCTTTCTTTATCCCAGAATATCTCATCGTGGGCGTTGTATCCAGTTGTATATGCAAGGTTAAAACCTTCACCTATTTCTACACCTTTAATCGCCTGAATACTCATTATAGCCTG encodes:
- a CDS encoding glycosyltransferase, with translation MKVLQVVDGTGWGGTKEQVYLTTRELKKLGIDVHIALNFEYTQMIEKLKPYNIPIHFFEENKPNARYRWFNYKRLIEIIKNNNFDIVVANSPKAMDYVNIAYLFLKQKPKLIAVRRSGRVPSFISKHLKYSKADKIVVVSKQVADLLKENNFFPEKLVVIESGIDLERFKPLPEEKLKLREKLNLPKDYKIFINVANWQLQVKAQDKLIQAFSMLKCDNCLLLLVGLDTEKYALEYAEKFGVKDKVLGLGFRNDVPDLLNASDYFVLSSNLEGIAGALLQAMATGKVCLSTLAGGIGEYLKDGYNGFAVEVGDVEGLGKKMERMLNLSSQEYETISKRAVETATNYSIENTAQKYIKLFKELTNG